One genomic window of Gracilinema caldarium DSM 7334 includes the following:
- a CDS encoding IS5 family transposase, with the protein MYKEKEQVPEFEDFYVPFGGHLREDNRWVRLAAIIPWEEIEAEYKKCFSKRIGRTAKTVRLALGSLLIKEKLQLTDEETVETIRENHYLQYFLGYESYKDEKPFDPSMMVHFRKRLGPDAIAQINELIAKRYQEQVEAESEKKQNKENQKDDHDHGNRGQLIIDATCVPQDIRHPHDVTLLDEARRKTEKIIDTLYEASELTIKPRTYRKQARIKYLNFIRGRRRTKKEIRRAIRTQLQYIRRNLRTINELQNKVPSTTLSAKQRRDLIVIHEVYRQQVQMYKGKTHSISGKIVSISQPHVRPIARGKAKAAFEFGAKLSASMTEHGMIFIDRLQWEPYNEQEDLPTQIEKYKRRCGRYPESVHADKIYRTRANRAYCEARGIRLSGPPLGRPIKETLENKKIVRQLRKIQRLDEAIRQAIEGGFGYMKRKFGLGTIYEKLRETSETAIMVCVLLTNCEKILRDLFMRFLFLLGFKPHKSYLKVLVY; encoded by the coding sequence ATGTATAAGGAAAAGGAACAGGTACCTGAGTTTGAAGACTTTTATGTACCCTTCGGAGGACATTTACGAGAAGATAATCGATGGGTACGATTAGCCGCAATTATTCCATGGGAAGAGATAGAAGCTGAATATAAAAAATGTTTTTCAAAACGAATTGGAAGAACAGCCAAGACCGTACGGCTCGCCTTGGGATCATTATTGATAAAAGAGAAATTACAATTAACAGATGAAGAAACGGTAGAAACAATACGAGAGAACCATTACCTGCAATATTTTTTAGGATATGAATCTTACAAAGATGAAAAACCCTTTGATCCAAGCATGATGGTTCATTTTCGAAAACGGCTTGGACCTGATGCAATAGCACAGATAAATGAGTTGATAGCGAAACGGTATCAAGAACAGGTAGAAGCAGAATCTGAAAAAAAACAGAACAAAGAAAACCAAAAGGATGACCATGATCATGGAAATCGAGGGCAACTCATTATAGATGCCACGTGCGTCCCCCAGGATATCCGGCATCCCCATGATGTCACTTTATTGGATGAAGCGCGAAGGAAAACAGAAAAGATAATTGATACGTTATATGAAGCGAGTGAGCTCACCATAAAACCACGAACCTATAGAAAACAGGCCCGTATCAAATATCTCAATTTTATACGAGGGCGACGAAGAACAAAAAAAGAAATACGCAGAGCGATTCGGACCCAACTCCAATACATACGACGTAATTTACGGACTATCAATGAATTACAAAACAAGGTTCCCAGTACAACGTTGAGTGCAAAACAGCGACGTGATCTTATCGTGATACATGAGGTTTACCGGCAACAGGTACAGATGTATAAGGGAAAGACCCATTCGATATCGGGAAAAATCGTCAGTATCAGTCAACCCCATGTACGACCAATAGCCCGAGGTAAAGCAAAAGCGGCCTTTGAATTCGGAGCAAAACTATCAGCATCGATGACCGAACACGGGATGATTTTTATAGATCGATTACAATGGGAACCCTATAACGAACAAGAAGATTTGCCAACACAAATAGAAAAATATAAGAGGCGATGTGGTCGATATCCGGAATCGGTGCATGCCGATAAAATATATCGGACACGAGCAAACCGAGCCTATTGTGAAGCTCGAGGAATACGATTGTCTGGACCACCCTTAGGCAGACCGATTAAAGAAACATTAGAGAATAAAAAGATAGTACGACAGCTACGAAAGATTCAAAGACTTGACGAAGCCATTCGACAAGCGATTGAAGGTGGCTTTGGATATATGAAACGAAAGTTTGGTCTTGGTACAATCTATGAAAAATTACGCGAAACTAGTGAAACAGCAATTATGGTATGTGTATTGCTGACCAACTGTGAAAAAATCCTGAGGGATCTTTTTATGCGCTTTTTATTTTTACTTGGTTTTAAACCTCATAAATCATATTTGAAAGTTTTAGTATACTAA
- a CDS encoding cysteine peptidase family C39 domain-containing protein, with protein sequence MKYTVVLQHDETDCGVACIASIAKYYGKTISFAKIRTLAGTDLMGTSGLGIVRSAKALGFMCKGLVSKGKKLPNELPVPCIAHIIQDYIDHYVVVYKAKKNNIVIADPATGIKRIKIDTFIETWSGVLFLIEPEANFYSTHESKSFFNNILEILKLYKIYIIEVIIASVLLSLIGITSSFYFRFLIDEVLSSGLKITLATMSIGYLGLIMFQTFISISRNQIIMHISRAS encoded by the coding sequence ATGAAATATACGGTGGTTCTTCAACATGACGAAACTGATTGTGGAGTTGCTTGTATTGCATCAATTGCAAAATATTATGGGAAAACTATAAGTTTTGCAAAAATAAGAACATTAGCTGGTACTGATCTAATGGGAACATCAGGCTTAGGAATTGTTCGTTCAGCTAAAGCTTTAGGATTTATGTGTAAAGGTTTGGTTTCCAAAGGAAAGAAATTGCCAAATGAATTGCCAGTTCCTTGTATTGCACATATTATACAAGATTATATTGATCATTATGTAGTTGTTTACAAGGCAAAAAAGAATAATATAGTAATTGCAGATCCAGCTACTGGAATAAAAAGAATTAAAATCGATACATTTATAGAAACATGGAGTGGAGTACTGTTTCTTATAGAACCAGAAGCAAATTTTTATAGCACACATGAATCAAAAAGCTTTTTTAATAATATATTAGAGATTCTAAAACTGTATAAAATATACATTATAGAAGTTATAATTGCGAGTGTTTTATTAAGTTTGATAGGAATTACCAGTTCATTTTATTTCAGATTTTTAATAGATGAAGTGCTTTCATCTGGATTAAAAATTACGCTTGCTACTATGTCTATTGGATATCTTGGTTTGATTATGTTTCAAACATTTATTAGTATTTCAAGAAACCAAATAATTATGCATATAAGTAGGGCTTCCTGA
- a CDS encoding WG repeat-containing protein: MKKNNFYLLFIIFLFFPVLNGLCDDYLNRPYIGNDGKWGVIDNNLNIIIPSMYEYAGFFTGEYSNVKLDSKTWGLVNKNNEIVYTINNIEELYPMYNGWSRFKDKNGKYGYINEKGKLLISNLYWALDFKEGVAPIKINKDEKSIYININNENEFPDFKADWCYSFKDGYAIIKSNDKYGVIDRNGKIRIPCIYEFIDYKGEGYWAVTDVQNKYVSYLVDANGEKVGTVLFRQCSNIKHNIAYINLISEPKENYRRYDIKKDIVNQIIENWILDNGNVCTEFLAVSKKDSQGNWYVHIEDYFGNLISPIKYNKYLDDINGIFRMEYKNKECYVNIKGEIFYP; this comes from the coding sequence ATGAAAAAAAATAATTTTTACTTATTGTTTATAATATTTTTATTTTTTCCAGTATTAAATGGTTTGTGCGATGATTATTTAAATCGTCCATATATAGGAAATGATGGTAAATGGGGTGTAATTGATAATAATCTAAATATTATTATACCATCTATGTATGAATATGCAGGATTCTTTACAGGAGAATATTCTAATGTAAAGTTAGATAGTAAAACATGGGGGTTAGTAAACAAAAATAATGAAATTGTATACACTATAAATAATATAGAAGAGTTGTATCCTATGTATAATGGTTGGTCAAGGTTTAAAGATAAAAACGGTAAATATGGATATATAAATGAAAAAGGAAAATTGTTAATAAGTAATCTTTACTGGGCATTAGATTTTAAAGAAGGTGTTGCACCGATAAAAATAAATAAAGATGAAAAATCTATATATATAAATATTAATAATGAAAATGAATTTCCAGATTTTAAAGCTGATTGGTGTTATTCTTTTAAAGACGGATATGCTATTATAAAAAGTAATGATAAATATGGTGTAATAGATAGAAATGGTAAAATAAGAATTCCTTGTATTTATGAGTTTATAGATTATAAAGGAGAAGGTTATTGGGCTGTAACAGATGTACAAAATAAATATGTCTCTTATCTTGTAGATGCTAATGGCGAAAAAGTAGGAACTGTTCTGTTTAGACAATGTTCTAATATAAAACACAATATTGCATATATAAATCTTATCTCTGAACCTAAAGAGAATTATAGAAGATATGATATAAAAAAAGATATAGTAAATCAAATTATTGAGAATTGGATTTTAGATAATGGTAATGTATGTACAGAATTTCTTGCAGTCTCTAAAAAGGATTCACAAGGGAATTGGTATGTACATATTGAAGATTATTTTGGAAATTTGATAAGTCCAATTAAATATAATAAATATTTAGATGATATAAATGGTATTTTTAGAATGGAGTACAAAAATAAGGAATGCTATGTAAATATAAAAGGAGAAATATTTTATCCTTAA
- a CDS encoding glycosyltransferase: MVPLGINNKNYYAKKDPENIHIAYFGRFENVQKGFLNFIQAAALLEKEFLQQYKVIFSLYGKGSEIPSVYLDLFETCDHLEGEALYSAYAKTDIVVMPSNYEPFGLVGLEAMASHCLLLCTEHLGMDEYAVPGKTCVTIKSDPHSLAKTIKEVVRNYNAYQDIIENGYQESLKWTWQRSAWAHYTLFKQIHKNRLPNLQMAYNASFYKSLQQFKTTFNNSDADKVKELLYSVLSYNIPLYKDKKVLLLTVGELENSSEGIPENWELCSVTTKNKDGLYSRLESLVYEDNTFAYVFVVGAWEWVINPEIALKELYRIVINNLYIFYLKPSKQFAWQTIQMEHSEDWNVLQNAIHYPWQGPSYEGLDIKGFPDCYNYVIWNKEG, translated from the coding sequence GTGGTCCCCCTTGGAATAAATAATAAAAACTATTATGCAAAGAAAGACCCTGAAAATATTCATATCGCCTATTTCGGTCGTTTTGAAAATGTGCAGAAAGGATTTTTAAACTTTATCCAGGCAGCTGCTTTGCTAGAAAAAGAATTCTTACAACAGTATAAGGTGATTTTTTCTCTCTATGGTAAGGGATCTGAAATTCCATCAGTGTATTTGGATTTATTTGAAACCTGTGACCATCTGGAAGGAGAAGCACTGTACAGTGCGTACGCAAAAACAGATATTGTAGTAATGCCAAGTAATTATGAACCTTTTGGCCTTGTTGGCCTTGAAGCAATGGCATCCCATTGTTTATTGCTTTGTACTGAACACCTAGGAATGGATGAATATGCCGTACCAGGTAAAACCTGTGTAACTATAAAAAGCGATCCTCATTCGTTAGCTAAAACTATAAAAGAGGTCGTAAGGAATTATAATGCCTATCAAGATATTATTGAAAATGGTTATCAAGAATCCTTAAAATGGACATGGCAAAGGTCTGCATGGGCACACTATACACTTTTTAAGCAGATACATAAGAATCGTTTACCAAATTTGCAAATGGCATACAACGCTTCATTTTATAAATCGTTACAGCAATTTAAAACTACTTTTAATAATTCAGATGCGGATAAAGTAAAAGAACTACTTTATTCAGTTCTTTCATATAATATTCCACTATATAAAGATAAAAAAGTTTTGTTATTAACAGTTGGCGAACTAGAAAATAGTTCCGAAGGAATCCCTGAAAATTGGGAACTCTGTTCTGTTACTACTAAAAATAAGGATGGACTATATTCACGGCTTGAATCGTTAGTGTATGAAGATAATACTTTTGCATATGTTTTTGTCGTTGGTGCATGGGAATGGGTTATAAACCCAGAAATTGCTCTTAAAGAATTATACAGAATTGTAATCAATAACTTGTATATCTTTTATTTAAAACCATCAAAACAATTTGCATGGCAGACAATACAGATGGAACATTCGGAAGACTGGAATGTATTGCAAAATGCAATACATTATCCCTGGCAAGGTCCTTCGTATGAAGGATTAGATATTAAAGGTTTTCCAGACTGCTACAATTATGTAATCTGGAACAAGGAAGGCTGA
- a CDS encoding YbgA family protein, with amino-acid sequence MALVQVFPKPRIFISRCIEFDACRWNGAMIGCDFVRALKPYIEPVTRCPEADIGLGVPRDPVRLVRQEGSLALYQVATGRFYTDEMRSYCSAEVARLGELDGAILKEKSPSCGNRDVKIYASADPKAAQNGKGRGLWAEALLSTYPDIPEENEGRLNNFTIREHFYTAIFTRAAFREAKAKGTMKDLVAFHTRNKLLFMACNQSVMRDLGRLVANHEQLPTPEVFAAYQALLPRIFQKIPRRGAVVNVLLHAFGYCSQQLESGERSHFLELLEAYQQGRLPLSACQTVLQSWIARFDQEYLRNQSFFQPYPPSLIDISDSGKGAGSARE; translated from the coding sequence ATGGCTCTGGTGCAGGTTTTCCCAAAACCTCGTATTTTCATAAGCCGCTGTATAGAATTTGATGCATGCCGCTGGAACGGTGCGATGATTGGCTGTGACTTTGTTCGGGCCCTGAAGCCCTATATTGAACCGGTAACCCGGTGCCCAGAGGCGGATATCGGCCTCGGTGTTCCCCGGGATCCGGTCCGGCTCGTCCGTCAGGAAGGTTCCCTTGCCCTGTATCAGGTGGCAACGGGCCGATTTTATACCGATGAAATGCGCTCCTATTGTTCCGCCGAAGTTGCCCGGCTTGGTGAATTGGATGGGGCAATCCTTAAAGAAAAATCTCCCTCCTGCGGTAACCGGGATGTAAAAATCTATGCCAGTGCTGACCCCAAGGCGGCACAGAACGGCAAAGGCCGCGGTTTATGGGCCGAAGCTCTCTTATCAACCTATCCTGACATTCCGGAAGAAAATGAGGGCCGGCTTAATAACTTTACCATCCGGGAACATTTTTATACCGCCATCTTTACCCGCGCAGCCTTTCGGGAAGCAAAAGCCAAGGGCACCATGAAAGATTTAGTTGCCTTTCATACCCGGAACAAACTGCTGTTTATGGCCTGTAACCAGTCCGTCATGAGAGACCTGGGCCGTTTGGTGGCTAACCATGAACAGCTTCCTACTCCGGAGGTTTTTGCCGCCTATCAGGCCCTGCTTCCCCGTATATTTCAGAAAATACCCCGACGAGGGGCAGTGGTAAATGTGCTGCTCCATGCCTTTGGCTACTGCTCCCAGCAACTTGAATCCGGAGAGCGGTCCCATTTTCTTGAGCTCCTGGAGGCCTATCAACAGGGGCGCCTTCCCTTAAGCGCTTGTCAGACCGTCCTCCAATCCTGGATTGCCCGGTTCGATCAGGAATATCTGCGGAATCAGAGTTTTTTCCAACCCTATCCGCCAAGCCTCATCGACATCAGCGATAGCGGCAAAGGTGCCGGCTCTGCCCGGGAGTGA
- a CDS encoding DUF2974 domain-containing protein — protein sequence MVNTKTANIEDYLAWRGDLSFREGPFNPVDNLIFSVFAYLPLDGFVPPEPGRQGPTAADVAREFAKLDARAMKVRGFSERMARHISFFRQAAETRRFAGVRLSGFQNRFDKDEETQFAAVSFSLEDGSHYIAFRGTDSTVVGWKEDFNMSFMTPVPAQRLAAAYLERAAQKLHGKLRIGGHSKGGNLAVYGAVCSSWWTRRRILGVYNNDGPGFDKATIAKDGFRALQGRLYAYVPQSSIIGMLLEHSETYTIVQSTQKGIAQHDPYSWTLRGPAFVCVDTVTDTSRFIDTTIKEWLGSLPPEERRKFIDALFDILEATDITSFSELSTNWFQRARAMADAISNLDEESRTMLMKTLGLLFDTIKTNLKLLVPFGENTGNR from the coding sequence ATGGTAAATACCAAAACCGCAAATATCGAAGACTATCTTGCGTGGCGGGGAGACCTTTCCTTTAGGGAAGGGCCCTTTAATCCGGTGGATAACCTTATTTTCAGTGTCTTTGCCTACCTGCCCCTGGATGGCTTCGTACCCCCGGAGCCTGGCAGACAGGGGCCTACGGCGGCCGATGTGGCAAGGGAATTTGCAAAACTCGATGCAAGGGCCATGAAAGTCCGGGGCTTTTCCGAACGGATGGCCCGGCATATCAGCTTTTTCAGGCAGGCCGCGGAAACAAGGCGGTTTGCGGGGGTGCGGCTCTCGGGCTTTCAGAACCGGTTCGACAAGGACGAAGAGACCCAATTCGCCGCGGTCAGCTTTAGCCTGGAAGACGGGAGCCACTATATTGCCTTTCGGGGAACCGACTCTACCGTGGTGGGCTGGAAAGAAGACTTTAACATGAGTTTTATGACCCCCGTTCCAGCCCAGCGTCTCGCCGCAGCATACCTGGAAAGGGCCGCTCAGAAACTGCATGGGAAACTCCGTATCGGGGGCCACTCCAAGGGGGGTAACCTGGCGGTTTATGGGGCTGTCTGTTCTTCCTGGTGGACCCGGCGGCGGATTTTGGGGGTATACAACAACGACGGCCCCGGGTTTGATAAGGCAACCATCGCCAAGGATGGCTTTAGGGCTTTGCAGGGGAGGCTCTATGCTTACGTGCCCCAGTCATCAATCATAGGGATGCTTTTGGAACATTCTGAAACCTACACGATTGTACAAAGCACCCAGAAGGGTATTGCCCAGCATGACCCCTATTCGTGGACCCTGCGGGGGCCCGCCTTTGTATGCGTAGACACCGTAACCGACACGAGCCGTTTCATCGATACAACGATTAAGGAATGGCTGGGTTCGCTTCCACCAGAAGAACGGCGCAAGTTCATCGATGCCCTCTTTGACATTCTTGAGGCTACGGATATTACCAGTTTTTCTGAGCTGTCTACCAATTGGTTCCAGCGGGCCCGGGCTATGGCTGATGCTATTTCCAATCTGGACGAGGAAAGCCGCACCATGTTGATGAAAACCCTGGGCCTTCTGTTTGACACCATTAAAACAAACCTTAAGCTGCTGGTACCCTTTGGGGAAAATACTGGTAACCGTTGA
- a CDS encoding Wadjet anti-phage system protein JetA family protein → MLPDYTRMITIAAPAKPFFEALLTTEEGSRIEYESHIVAIYASICSDVAKENGHYAVLNAHEHLSRLIDSLKVLSQNIRSHYEVLIQQQSGGDIPEILRLHYDHYLEEVIDRAYMRLKTQDNLSRYRPRIIQTINSLLEDEAWLGKTANALGLLRGEPAPEARRRLIWMLEDIRDQLRLLDPLVEDIDRRNMLYARSSMESIKSRIRSDVTVAGRITVLCQALANKELLAEQVEQHLHRLRWLGPESFYVRSQRAETAGAFQYRPLYDTKILEKEEAELRLRLQKQLGPAKIARWLNEQLGSRDFAWAHELALDQTSFVRTLYATLYGENRAAHFPFSVVWEDELVHAAGWEFRKHGYRRH, encoded by the coding sequence TTGCTCCCGGACTATACCCGGATGATCACCATAGCGGCCCCTGCGAAGCCCTTTTTCGAGGCCCTCCTGACCACCGAAGAGGGGAGCCGCATAGAATATGAAAGCCATATTGTAGCGATTTATGCATCAATCTGTTCCGATGTGGCAAAGGAAAACGGCCACTATGCGGTCCTTAATGCCCATGAACATCTAAGCCGCCTTATCGATTCTCTTAAGGTGCTTTCCCAAAATATTCGCTCCCATTATGAGGTACTGATCCAACAGCAAAGTGGCGGCGATATTCCGGAAATCTTACGGCTCCACTACGACCACTATCTGGAAGAAGTAATTGACCGGGCCTATATGAGGCTTAAAACTCAGGATAACCTTTCCCGCTATCGGCCCCGGATCATCCAGACCATCAACTCCCTGCTCGAAGACGAAGCCTGGCTTGGCAAAACTGCCAATGCGCTAGGCCTGCTCCGGGGAGAACCCGCCCCGGAGGCCCGCAGACGGCTCATCTGGATGCTGGAGGATATCCGGGACCAGCTCCGCCTCCTGGATCCCTTAGTAGAGGATATAGACCGGCGAAACATGCTCTATGCCCGATCCAGCATGGAAAGCATAAAAAGCAGAATCCGGTCCGACGTGACCGTAGCGGGGCGTATTACGGTCCTGTGCCAGGCCCTGGCAAACAAGGAGCTTCTGGCAGAGCAGGTGGAACAGCACCTGCATCGGCTCCGCTGGTTGGGCCCTGAGTCCTTTTATGTACGAAGCCAGCGGGCAGAAACAGCCGGAGCCTTTCAGTATCGGCCCCTGTATGATACCAAAATACTGGAAAAAGAAGAGGCGGAACTGCGGCTCCGGCTTCAGAAACAGCTTGGACCTGCTAAAATTGCCCGCTGGCTCAATGAACAGTTGGGGAGCCGGGACTTTGCCTGGGCCCATGAGCTTGCGTTGGATCAGACCTCCTTTGTAAGGACCCTCTATGCAACCCTATATGGGGAAAATCGGGCAGCTCATTTTCCCTTTTCTGTGGTTTGGGAGGATGAATTGGTACACGCGGCGGGCTGGGAATTCAGAAAACATGGATACAGGAGACACTAA
- a CDS encoding DUF4194 domain-containing protein, translating to MGNLEDLADIDRLDREDASLFSRLLRELVSRCFILRSEEERLYNFGIRNFHLLEVYFACMDAQVRKDEGLGVIAWRGTTENRVRLNQEESIAVFILRLFYEEKRNSLRLSEYPIITVLDLTQRFKAMTGAELKKTHLKDLLKRFSRFRLIRAQDGINPDGTIILYPTLAFAIDQETIEKLRENLKSDLSREEEMLP from the coding sequence ATGGGAAACCTGGAAGACCTGGCAGACATAGACCGGCTGGACCGGGAGGATGCAAGCCTTTTTTCCCGGCTATTGCGGGAATTGGTGAGTCGCTGCTTTATTCTGCGGAGTGAAGAGGAGCGACTGTACAATTTTGGCATCCGGAACTTTCATCTCCTAGAAGTCTATTTTGCCTGTATGGATGCCCAGGTACGGAAGGATGAAGGGTTAGGGGTCATCGCCTGGCGGGGCACCACGGAAAATCGGGTCCGGCTGAACCAGGAAGAGAGTATCGCCGTTTTTATACTCAGGCTTTTTTATGAGGAAAAGCGGAATAGTCTGCGGCTTTCTGAATATCCTATCATCACTGTCCTGGACCTGACCCAGCGTTTTAAGGCGATGACCGGCGCGGAACTAAAAAAGACCCATCTGAAGGACCTTCTGAAGCGGTTTTCCCGGTTTCGCCTGATCCGGGCCCAGGATGGCATTAATCCCGATGGGACCATTATCCTGTACCCTACCCTGGCTTTTGCTATTGACCAGGAAACCATAGAAAAACTGCGAGAAAACCTGAAGTCCGACCTATCCCGGGAAGAGGAGATGCTGCCATGA